In a single window of the Terriglobus roseus genome:
- a CDS encoding RNA polymerase sigma factor yields the protein MSSEAAALFARVITDVALSAPNLSRAGSGSNDSLDRSNLLDRAAGEQSDEKLMCQIQSGSKDALAVLFRRHSSPVLGVGKRILRDSAEAEDLLQEVFLFVYQKAALFDSTKGSAISWIIQVTYHRALNRRKYLNARQHYDARSFEEEFQRPMDAPTALEEIASRELLNQFRAELNAEQRQVLELHFYEGYTFHEIAGKTGQTLGNVRHHYYRGLERLRSFVFPKKRS from the coding sequence ATGAGTTCCGAAGCTGCTGCGCTTTTCGCTAGAGTAATAACGGACGTGGCTCTTAGCGCCCCGAACTTATCACGCGCCGGTAGCGGTTCAAATGACTCTCTTGATCGGTCGAATCTCCTCGACCGAGCCGCAGGGGAGCAATCTGACGAAAAGTTGATGTGCCAGATCCAGAGTGGCAGTAAAGATGCGCTGGCGGTTCTATTTCGACGCCACTCGTCGCCGGTATTAGGCGTGGGCAAGCGCATACTCCGGGATAGCGCCGAAGCAGAAGATCTACTTCAAGAGGTCTTCCTTTTTGTCTATCAAAAGGCGGCTCTCTTCGATTCGACAAAGGGATCGGCCATCTCGTGGATCATCCAGGTCACCTACCACCGCGCTCTCAACCGGCGGAAGTACCTGAATGCTCGCCAACACTACGATGCCCGATCGTTCGAGGAAGAGTTTCAGCGACCGATGGACGCGCCAACCGCGTTGGAAGAAATCGCTAGCCGGGAGCTGCTCAACCAGTTCCGGGCTGAGCTCAATGCGGAGCAGCGACAAGTTCTGGAACTTCACTTCTACGAGGGCTATACTTTCCACGAAATCGCGGGAAAGACTGGCCAGACGCTAGGCAACGTCCGGCACCACTACTACCGGGGCCTCGAAAGGCTTCGGTCCTTTGTGTTTCCGAAGAAGCGCAGCTGA
- a CDS encoding TonB-dependent receptor, translating into MKRLACFLAGLCLFASIVRAQSTNATISGGVTDGSGKFVVDAAVDIVSDQTGLIYSVRTNASGIYFVPILPPGRYHVQVSKPGFKTLIKPDVILNVQSAIALNFALPIGAKSESITVQAGSSTLNTTDASVSTVIDSKFVENMPLNGRSFQDLISLTPGVVTQSPQTSQTTGQNGDFSVNGQRTESNYYTVDGVSANISSGAANGGPQAGTAGAVGASTALGTTQSLISVDALQEFRVSSSSYSAEYGRSPGGQFSLLTRSGTKVFHGSVFDYLRNNYFDANNWFNNHYGLGTTALHQNDFGGTVGGPVLLPGTFAKQHPSYFFVSYEGLRLTQPQAASIQYVPSIALRQAAPAALQSILNAYPLPSAGGITYGSGLTQFIQGYSLPSQIDSTSVRLDNTVSPRLHLFFRFSDTPSSVNSRALSALTATSFNTQTYTLGATSQLTDKATNEFRIGYSRNDATTSASLDSFGGATPINLGSALGNVTPGTPSSEFDLYFAGTGEADLSVPSSANQGRQWNVVDTFGLSLSTHQLKFGFDYRHINSPLYPAAPYVAGIFYSQASVVNNVADLALLDKILPSTPVFHEAAAFAQDEWRVRSNLTLSGGIRWEVNPPPTEAHGNDAFTLRGHLSDPSSLVVAPRGTPPMPRPM; encoded by the coding sequence ATGAAGCGACTTGCCTGCTTTCTTGCTGGTCTTTGTCTGTTCGCATCAATCGTTCGTGCCCAGAGTACGAATGCGACCATCAGCGGTGGCGTGACGGACGGGTCCGGCAAGTTCGTCGTGGATGCCGCCGTGGATATCGTCAGCGATCAAACCGGCCTGATCTACTCCGTAAGAACGAACGCCTCCGGCATCTACTTCGTACCCATCCTTCCACCAGGTCGTTATCACGTGCAGGTCTCGAAGCCCGGCTTTAAGACCCTCATCAAGCCCGACGTCATCCTGAACGTGCAGAGCGCGATCGCACTTAATTTTGCGCTGCCAATAGGGGCGAAGTCCGAGAGCATTACCGTTCAAGCCGGCTCCTCAACGCTGAACACGACAGATGCTTCCGTGAGTACGGTCATCGATAGCAAGTTCGTGGAGAACATGCCCCTGAATGGCCGCAGCTTCCAGGACCTCATCTCGTTGACGCCAGGCGTCGTTACGCAAAGTCCGCAGACGTCTCAAACAACCGGACAAAACGGCGATTTCAGCGTGAACGGCCAACGGACGGAGAGCAACTACTACACCGTTGATGGTGTCAGTGCGAACATCTCGTCCGGCGCGGCGAATGGTGGTCCTCAGGCCGGCACCGCAGGCGCGGTGGGCGCCAGCACTGCTCTCGGCACCACGCAGAGCCTCATCTCCGTCGACGCTCTTCAGGAGTTCCGTGTCTCGAGCTCGTCCTACTCGGCAGAGTACGGCCGCAGTCCTGGCGGTCAGTTCTCCCTCCTGACACGATCCGGCACCAAGGTTTTTCACGGGAGCGTCTTCGACTACCTGCGGAACAACTACTTCGACGCCAACAATTGGTTCAATAATCACTACGGCCTGGGAACCACGGCTCTCCACCAGAATGACTTTGGTGGCACCGTCGGCGGTCCTGTGCTCCTGCCGGGAACGTTCGCCAAGCAGCACCCGAGCTACTTCTTCGTCTCCTATGAAGGGCTTCGTCTGACTCAGCCGCAAGCCGCGTCGATCCAGTACGTCCCAAGCATTGCCTTGCGGCAGGCTGCACCAGCCGCCCTGCAATCGATCTTGAACGCCTACCCTTTGCCCTCAGCTGGAGGGATCACGTACGGCAGCGGCCTTACGCAGTTCATCCAGGGCTATTCACTTCCAAGCCAGATCGATTCCACAAGTGTCCGTCTGGACAACACCGTGTCACCGCGCCTCCATCTGTTCTTTCGTTTCAGCGACACACCGAGCTCTGTCAACTCGCGCGCACTGTCTGCGTTGACAGCAACCTCCTTCAACACGCAGACCTACACCCTCGGCGCGACCAGCCAGCTCACGGACAAGGCGACGAATGAGTTTCGAATCGGCTACTCGCGCAACGATGCAACAACCAGCGCATCCCTCGATTCGTTTGGAGGCGCAACGCCCATCAATCTGGGGTCGGCATTGGGGAATGTGACGCCCGGAACCCCGTCCTCTGAGTTCGATCTCTATTTTGCGGGGACAGGCGAGGCCGACTTGAGCGTTCCTTCGAGCGCAAACCAGGGAAGGCAGTGGAACGTCGTCGATACTTTCGGGTTGAGCCTCAGTACGCATCAACTGAAGTTTGGCTTCGACTATCGCCACATCAACTCGCCTCTCTATCCCGCTGCACCCTATGTCGCCGGGATCTTCTACAGTCAGGCCTCTGTCGTGAACAATGTGGCGGATCTTGCGCTCCTGGACAAGATCCTTCCTTCCACTCCGGTCTTCCATGAGGCTGCAGCTTTCGCCCAGGACGAATGGCGTGTCCGGTCTAACCTCACGTTATCGGGCGGCATTCGGTGGGAGGTGAATCCGCCTCCCACGGAGGCTCATGGCAATGACGCCTTCACGCTAAGGGGTCATCTTTCGGATCCCAGTTCTCTCGTGGTCGCACCCCGTGGCACCCCACCGATGCCTCGACCCATGTGA
- a CDS encoding helix-turn-helix transcriptional regulator — protein sequence MFTELRENKGLKQVDVAAATGYVLRTVGMVERGEKSPTLRTMDNFASFYEVPLETVIRRAKLLRQASTAK from the coding sequence GTGTTCACAGAACTAAGGGAAAACAAGGGCTTGAAGCAAGTCGACGTAGCAGCTGCAACCGGCTATGTTCTTCGTACGGTGGGCATGGTTGAACGGGGCGAGAAGAGCCCAACGCTCCGCACCATGGACAATTTTGCTTCGTTCTATGAAGTCCCTCTTGAGACAGTCATTAGGCGCGCGAAACTGCTGAGGCAAGCTTCCACTGCGAAGTGA
- a CDS encoding PqqD family protein has translation MSESQYALRSVISADGAAILDVGRGTITTLNESGAYIWQRLRRGEALESVLVNLALETGRDVADIEQDVRGFVEILRRSELLRDESGRSSDESRFDA, from the coding sequence ATGAGCGAAAGCCAGTATGCACTCCGCAGTGTCATAAGCGCAGATGGCGCCGCCATACTTGATGTCGGCCGTGGAACGATCACCACGTTGAACGAGAGTGGTGCTTATATTTGGCAGCGGCTGCGGCGTGGAGAAGCGCTTGAGTCAGTGCTCGTGAACCTCGCGTTAGAAACAGGCCGGGACGTCGCCGACATCGAGCAAGATGTCCGTGGCTTCGTGGAGATCTTGCGACGCTCAGAGCTTCTTCGGGATGAAAGCGGGAGAAGCTCTGATGAATCGCGCTTTGACGCCTGA
- a CDS encoding PQQ-binding-like beta-propeller repeat protein, protein MDESKINPSTVGSLKLKWQFTTNGDVSSTPTVGDGSVYSTDWGGFIHRIDAETGKAIWSHKVSEYTGLDYSISRTSPALDSDIVAIGDQGAATVVVINKSDGSLIWKRTLDTTRSSYITSSPVIDGDRIYVGIASAQEYLASVDPTLVPDFRGSVVALDRRSGDVLWRTFSVPDGYSGGAVWGSSFVIDHKREVLYASTGNNYSIPSSVNSCITNASTPEAKYFCLDSEDSIDSILAIDLKTGRKRWGRRLFGPDTWTVACGASPNLGIPCPDNHGPDYDFGSAPNLFTVQAGGRERDVLGAGQKSGMYWALDPDTGDILWGTQVGPGGGAGGILWGSATDNERVYVALNNSDHHPYTFPGGQSASAGSWAGLSALTGKIEWQVRASGQDPLHPSYGAGAIGQMSVANGVVFAPSLSGDMVALDAKDGKTLWKFASGGSVADGPSIVDGVVYWGSGYGHSGGGTPNNKLYAFEVPKGTVIPGGGGVDASSGFSTSLGLNFSGSGRLDGTALQLTDGNGYEAGAAWSAAPVKATSFTSDFHFKITNAQADGLTFTIQNAAPSALGSAGGELGYNFIPNSIALKFDLYDNAGEGANSVGVYTAGNSLTGPGTVLPPDVSLLAGHTMLAHVTYDGYTLNLLLTDTVTGATATYRKVIDIPGTIGSNTAYVGFTGSTGGLTSTIEILDWVYKPGTLSIDSRARFENLGLSLNGTANIQGGTLLNMTQNVQSVPTAQNKAASAWTPSPFDITSFHSTFTFTNAYAGDGPPADGFTFTLQRSVSSAIGSPGGELGFNFIPNSVALKFDFFDNDGEGANTTGLYPAGVSLTDPTHSVPIGVDFLNATDVKADVSYDGTTLTLVLTDPRNGAASTWSKVVDLPAMLGGTTAFYGFTAGTGQLTTALSIESWTLVVGTPQ, encoded by the coding sequence ATGGACGAATCCAAAATCAATCCGAGTACGGTCGGCAGTCTAAAGTTGAAGTGGCAGTTCACGACCAACGGCGACGTCTCATCTACCCCGACCGTCGGGGATGGATCTGTCTACTCCACGGACTGGGGCGGATTTATCCACCGCATCGACGCCGAAACAGGCAAAGCGATATGGTCGCACAAAGTCTCTGAATACACGGGCCTCGACTATTCGATCTCTCGTACTTCGCCCGCGCTTGACAGTGACATCGTCGCCATTGGAGACCAGGGCGCAGCTACTGTTGTGGTGATCAACAAGAGCGACGGCTCTCTAATATGGAAGCGAACACTCGATACGACCCGGAGTTCTTACATCACCAGTTCGCCTGTCATTGATGGCGACCGTATCTACGTCGGTATCGCTTCCGCGCAGGAATATCTTGCCTCCGTAGATCCTACCCTTGTTCCAGATTTCCGTGGCTCCGTTGTTGCGCTCGATCGCCGCTCTGGCGACGTCCTTTGGCGTACTTTCAGCGTGCCAGACGGCTATAGTGGCGGTGCAGTGTGGGGCAGCAGCTTCGTGATCGATCACAAGCGCGAGGTGCTCTATGCGAGTACCGGCAATAACTACTCCATACCTTCTAGCGTCAACTCGTGCATCACAAATGCCAGTACCCCGGAAGCCAAATACTTTTGCCTCGACAGCGAGGACAGCATAGACTCCATCCTGGCCATCGACTTAAAGACTGGACGTAAGCGTTGGGGCCGCCGTCTTTTCGGGCCTGATACTTGGACAGTCGCCTGTGGCGCCAGCCCGAACCTTGGTATTCCTTGCCCGGACAATCATGGTCCCGATTATGACTTCGGCTCGGCTCCTAATCTCTTTACGGTGCAGGCGGGCGGCCGCGAACGCGACGTTCTCGGAGCGGGCCAGAAGAGTGGTATGTACTGGGCACTCGACCCTGACACAGGGGACATTCTCTGGGGCACACAGGTAGGGCCGGGTGGCGGTGCGGGCGGCATCTTGTGGGGCTCCGCAACCGACAATGAACGTGTCTATGTGGCCCTTAACAACAGTGACCACCACCCTTACACATTCCCGGGGGGGCAATCGGCGAGTGCCGGCTCTTGGGCTGGTCTAAGCGCACTTACGGGAAAGATTGAGTGGCAGGTGCGGGCCTCTGGTCAAGACCCGCTCCATCCGTCCTATGGCGCTGGCGCCATAGGACAGATGTCTGTCGCGAACGGTGTAGTGTTTGCACCATCTCTCTCGGGAGATATGGTCGCGCTCGATGCGAAAGACGGCAAGACTCTTTGGAAGTTCGCAAGCGGCGGATCCGTTGCTGACGGTCCGTCGATTGTTGACGGTGTCGTGTATTGGGGTAGTGGCTACGGCCATTCGGGAGGCGGGACGCCAAACAACAAGTTGTACGCGTTTGAAGTCCCGAAAGGTACGGTCATCCCCGGCGGCGGCGGTGTGGACGCGAGTAGCGGCTTCTCGACATCCCTCGGGCTAAACTTTAGCGGGTCGGGACGGTTGGATGGGACCGCGCTGCAGCTTACCGATGGTAACGGGTATGAAGCGGGCGCAGCCTGGAGCGCAGCGCCTGTGAAGGCGACCAGCTTTACCTCAGATTTCCACTTCAAGATAACGAACGCGCAGGCGGATGGACTAACTTTTACCATTCAGAACGCGGCTCCTTCAGCTTTAGGATCAGCAGGAGGAGAGTTGGGTTATAACTTTATCCCCAACAGCATCGCCCTGAAATTCGATCTGTACGATAACGCTGGTGAGGGAGCGAACAGCGTCGGTGTGTACACGGCGGGCAACTCACTCACCGGTCCCGGGACGGTGTTGCCTCCGGACGTGTCCCTGCTCGCAGGCCATACTATGTTGGCTCACGTGACGTACGACGGTTACACATTGAATCTATTGCTTACTGATACGGTAACCGGCGCAACCGCAACCTATCGGAAGGTCATTGATATCCCCGGAACGATTGGTTCGAACACAGCCTATGTCGGATTCACTGGGTCAACGGGCGGCCTGACTTCAACTATCGAAATACTCGACTGGGTCTACAAACCAGGAACACTTTCGATCGACTCGAGAGCGCGCTTTGAAAACCTCGGATTGTCGCTGAATGGAACGGCGAACATCCAAGGCGGTACCTTGCTCAACATGACGCAGAATGTTCAATCGGTGCCTACGGCTCAGAACAAGGCTGCATCGGCCTGGACGCCAAGTCCTTTCGATATCACCAGCTTTCACTCAACGTTCACATTCACCAATGCTTACGCGGGAGATGGGCCACCTGCGGACGGTTTTACATTTACGCTGCAGCGTTCCGTTTCGAGCGCAATTGGTTCGCCAGGTGGTGAGCTCGGATTCAATTTCATACCGAACAGTGTGGCATTGAAGTTCGATTTCTTTGACAACGATGGTGAAGGCGCAAACACCACTGGGCTCTACCCCGCGGGCGTTTCGCTAACGGATCCGACCCACTCCGTGCCCATCGGCGTGGATTTTCTTAACGCGACAGATGTGAAGGCAGATGTCTCCTACGACGGCACAACGCTCACTTTGGTCCTCACGGACCCGCGGAATGGCGCGGCGTCGACTTGGTCGAAGGTGGTCGATTTGCCAGCGATGCTTGGTGGCACTACCGCCTTCTATGGCTTCACCGCCGGAACAGGCCAGCTGACCACAGCACTATCGATCGAAAGCTGGACGCTCGTGGTGGGGACTCCGCAATAA
- a CDS encoding PAS domain-containing protein — MDKTLALLQSLAPSLCESLESLSRAEGSSIDELLVMAVAEKVARSEHSVWLTERRSMASPITASPEDAPRPDRRKNSVSLPKRDNCASESSKKMEDPERQRLADLFESAPVFLAILHGPDHVFELVNQAYRELLGNRALIGKRVVDGVPELAGTPCMERLDRVYVSGEPLVERGTRFSFVPTPGQSPADKYIDYAYRPRRASDGSITGILVLGVDTSLIHQLAEGKMSEVVAIESLG; from the coding sequence ATGGATAAGACCTTAGCACTGCTGCAAAGCCTCGCCCCCTCTTTGTGCGAAAGTCTAGAGTCACTCTCGCGGGCTGAGGGTTCCTCGATAGATGAACTTCTCGTCATGGCCGTGGCTGAGAAGGTTGCGCGCTCTGAACACTCGGTCTGGTTGACGGAGCGGCGATCTATGGCTTCCCCGATAACAGCTTCACCTGAAGACGCTCCACGACCAGACCGACGCAAGAACAGCGTTTCGCTTCCGAAGCGCGATAACTGCGCGTCGGAATCGTCGAAGAAGATGGAGGATCCGGAACGCCAGAGGCTTGCCGATCTCTTCGAGAGTGCTCCGGTGTTCCTCGCGATACTGCATGGCCCAGATCACGTATTTGAATTGGTGAATCAGGCTTATCGTGAACTCCTAGGCAATCGCGCACTGATAGGCAAACGCGTGGTAGACGGTGTACCTGAACTGGCCGGTACTCCCTGCATGGAGCGGCTTGACCGAGTGTATGTGAGTGGGGAACCGTTGGTAGAGCGCGGCACTCGCTTCTCATTTGTTCCCACGCCGGGACAATCACCCGCAGATAAGTACATCGATTACGCTTACAGGCCTCGGAGGGCATCCGATGGTTCTATCACTGGGATCCTTGTGCTGGGAGTGGACACAAGTTTGATCCATCAACTCGCAGAGGGGAAGATGTCGGAAGTGGTTGCCATCGAATCGTTGGGTTGA